TTAATGAATCCCCGGATATCTTATGGCCCTCTTTGCCTGTCGGCGCCCATTGGGGTGAGTGGCTCCCCTGGCGGGATGAGGTGGGGGTAAATTGGCTGGTTGGTCTTTTCTGCCTGGAGAAAGAAGCGGGGGACGATGATTACCCGGGCCAATGTGTGGATAAAGTCTTTTTCGACGGGCTGGATTTGATACGAAACGGTGAAAAGCTGCAATGGCGGTATCGGCAGGATGGAGACTGCTTGTGGATTGCAGGATTAGGGCATAAATCCCTGAAAAAAGTCTTCCAGGATGCCAAAGTTCCGGCTAAGCACCGACCGGTGATTCCTCTCCTGGCCATGGGCAATGAAATTCTCTGGATACCCGGAGTGAAGAGGGGAGATCGTTATCCCCTTGGACAGGGAAAGGGAACTGTCGGCGTTCTTATCAAATGCTAAAGCCTCGTCGCTGAAAGCCCGGCTGTGGATTTGGCCGGCAATGGATGAATCACGAAAAGGGAAGGAAGAAGAAAGGCTGGATTCGTTGTAAAAGGGGCTTTTTCGTGGTATAATATGTAATATTGTCTTTGTATGATGGGACATTTTTTTCCAGAAGAGGGGAGGACCAGACGTTTGAAATTTTTCAAAAACGCTGCTGTTTATTTACTGATTATTCTCATTGCGATTATGCTCATAAGATTTGCCAACCCACCGGCGACTCAGCCCTTGGATATGGATTACACCAAATTCTATAATGCGGTGGTTACGGGCCAGGTTGAAGAAGTTGTAATCAGTACCGATGATAATGTCAATACCTATGAAGTTAAAACTAAAGATGGTCAGCAATATGTGGTGCTTGGTGAAGCGAACGATGTTGATCTCTCTCAAAAAATGACCGAGCATGGAGTCACCAGACGGGTCAATCCGCCGGTCACCACCCCTTGGTGGGCCGGTTTGATCACCACGGTACTGCCTTTTCTGTTAATCGGCGGCTTTATCTTCTTTATGATGCAGCAGAGCCAAGGGGGCGGCAACCGGGTCATGCAGTTCGGGAAAAGCCGGGCTAAACTGGTGACGGATGAAAAGAAAAAGGTGACCTTTGCCGATGTGGCGGGAGCCGATGAGGTGAAGGAAGAGCTTGAAGAAGTTGTGGAATTCCTCAAGTTCCCTAAGAAATTTAATGAGTTGGGAGCTAAAATTCCCAAAGGAGTGCTGCTCTTTGGCCCTCCCGGAACCGGTAAGACTCTTTTGGCCCGGGCTGTGGCAGGAGAGGCGGGGGTTCCATTCTTTAGCATCAGCGGCTCGGACTTTGTAGAGATGTTCGTCGGGGTGGGAGCATCCCGGGTTCGTGATTTATTCGAACAAGCCAAAAAGAATGCCCCTTGTATCGTGTTTATCGACGAGATCGACGCAGTAGGCCGGCAAAGAGGCGCCGGTCTGGGGGGCGGCCATGATGAGCGGGAGCAAACCCTGAACCAGCTGCTCGTTGAGATGGATGGTTTTAATGGGAATGAGGGCATCATCATTATCGCGGCCACCAACCGCCCTGATATTCTCGACCCGGCCTTGTTGCGTCCGGGGCGTTTTGACCGCCAGGTAGTGGTGGATGTTCCCGATGTCAAAGGCCGTGAGGAGATCTTAAAAGTCCATGTTAAAGGTAAACCCATGCACAGCGATGTGGAGCTGGATGTCTTAGCCCGCCGCACGCCGGGATTTACCGGAGCAGACCTGGCCAACCTTGTCAATGAGGCGGCCCTGCTCTCTGCCCGTCGCAATGAGAAGGAGATCAAAATGAATGCTCTGGAGGATTCTGTGGAGCGGGTTATTGCCGGACCGGAGAAAAAGGCCCGGGTCATCAGTGACTATGAAAAGAAATTAGTTTCTTACCACGAAGCAGGCCATGCTTTAGTGGGAGAAATGCTGACCCATACGGATCCCTTGCACAAGGTGTCCATTATCCCCCGGGGGCGGGCTGGCGGGTATACCCTGCTCCTGCCTAAGGAAGATCGCAACTACATGACAAAGTCTCATTTGTTGGATCAAGTCACTATGCTCTTAGGGGGACGGGTTGCCGAAGCTTTGGTTCTCCATGAGATCAGCACCGGAGCCTCCAATGACTTGGAGCGGGCTACAGGTCTTGTCCGCAAGATGATTACAGAACTGGGAATGTCCGAGGAGCTGGGACCCCTTACCTTTGGACAGAAGGAAGGTCAGGTGTTCTTGGGCCGGGATATTGCCCGGGATCGCAATTATAGTGAAGCGGTGGCTTACTCTATCGATAAAGAAGCGCGCCGAATGATTGATGAATGTTATTTGAAGGCGCAGACCATTATTCAGGAGAACATGCATAAGCTTAACGCGATTGCCCAGACTTTGATGGAGAAAGAAACCATCGAAGCCAAGGAATTCGCCGAGCTGATGGCCCGCTTTGATCAACCAGTGGAAACCGCACAAGTCTCGGAGCCTTCGGAGACTAAAAATAATACAACGGAACATGATGATCTTCTTCCCGCCACAGGGGAGACCTCCGTGGAGGGAGAAGACAGGACGGAAGCCGAGGGATTGAGCGGGTCAACCTTAGAAGAAGAAAAAAATAAGATTGACTAGGGGAGGATGGTTATGGAAAAGACCTTCATCATGCTCAAGCCTGATGCTGTACAGCGGGGGTTGGTTGGGCAAATTATCGCACGCTTTGAAGCAAAGGGGTGCAAACTGGTAGGAATGAAGCTTATGAGTGTTGATCAGGCTTTGGCCGAGCAACATTATGCAGAGCACAAAGGGAAAAGTTTTTTTGAGCCCACGGTTCAATATATTATGTCTTCTCCGGTGGTGGCTATGGTTTGGGGAGGCAAAAATGTCGTGGCTCTGGCTCGGGAGCTGATGGGAGCCACCAACCCTGCCAATGCCAACCCCGGCTCGATCCGCGGCAGCTTTGGCATGGATATCAGCCGCAATGTGATTCATGGCTCAGATTCTGTAGCCAGTGCAGAACGGGAGATTGCCCTCTATTTTAGACCTGAAGAGCTTTGTGACTATCGCAAAGCTGGGGAAGAGTGGCTCAGCGAGTAAAATAGAGAGTGAATTAAAAAAGGGCACCGACTTCGGTGTCCTTTTTCAAAAAATAATTCTTGATAAGAGTTAGAGGTGTATAAACCATGAACTTGCCGAAAAACGGCAAAATGATGCTTACGGTGGCCAGCCTGATTTTAGGCATTCTCTTCATATCCTTACTGAAAACTACAGGGGCGGCAGGATCCACTGCGAGAACGGATACAACCCTAGCTTCACTTATTCAAATCGGCCAGGAAAACGAGCAATTGAAAAATGATATTACTAAACTTAAAGAAGACTTATCTAAATTTCAAGCGGGTCAGAATGCGTCTAAAGTCATACTCGAACAACTGGATACAGCGAAACGCAATGCCGGGCTGACCAAGGTCACCGGACCCGGTATACGAATTACGCTTGACGATGCACAGGAGCGGGATATTAATAACGAGGATATCTATTACTACCTGGTTCACGAAGAATATATCCGCACGATTGTCAACTTGCTCTGGCACGGCGGAGCTGAAGCCGTCTCAGTCAATGGACAGCGGATTACAGGCAATACAGAAATTTTCTGCAGTGGAGCCTTCATTCAGATTGGTCAGACCCGCCAAATGCCCCCCTATGTAATTGAAGCTGTAGGGGATGTGAATTACTTGCAGTCGGCCTTGAACTTTTACTTCTGGGATCGCTTGGGCGAGTATCAGGAACAATATGGAATTACAAGAAAACTTGAGGTGCCCACGGAGCCCCTGATCATACCGGCCGGCAAGGCTCAGCAGTTTCGCTATTCTGAACCTATGAAGGAGGCGAAATAATGAAGAAACGTACCCTGGCCATATCTTTGACCTTAGTAGCCCTGGTCTTAGGGTTCTTGCTCACGCTGCAAATGCAGACTCAGAAAAGCGTGGTGGAACTGGAGAAAATTCAGGCACAAAGGGCTGCTTCCGCTAAGGATTTCCTGGCCGAAGCTCAAGAGGAAAACAAGCTTCTCAAAGAGCAGCATACAGCTTTAACGACCCAGCTGGAAGAAGCGCGAACACAAGGGGGAACCAGCCCGGCTCTTCTCGCCGAGTTAGACCGTTATCGGATGATGGAAGGTACGATGAATGTTCAAGGTCCGGGCATCGTGATTACCATTGATGACCGGCAACAGGAGCATAAAGTCGTGCTTCCGATGAGCAACGAGGACTTGCTCGAAATAATCAATACCTTAAAATTTGCCGGAGCTGAAGCAATCAGCGTCAACGGACAGCGGGTTGTGGCCTCCTCAGCTATTGTTCTGAGCGGGACTTCCACGAAGCTGATTAATCAGGTCCCCATTACCCGTACGGAAGGAGTTCCTTATGAGATCCTCGCCTGTGGTAATCAGGACCAGCTCCTGGACTATTTCACGCAATTGAAAGCTCAGCGGTTAAAGCAATTAGGGATGAGTGTCAGTGTAGCCAGAAAAACCGTGCAAATTCCTTCGTATAAAGGAGTATCGCCTGTAAAAAACCCTGACTCCTAGGTTTAGGATAGTATTTTTTCTTCTAAAGGAGATTTTATAATTTTCAAAAAATTTGTTGTTAGCCCAAGCAGGGAATCTTCTTTTCTCGCCGAATTAGTATAATTGGACTGGAGTTTTCAAGGATCTGGAAAAGGGACTTTCATAGTCCGAGACGAAAGAGTGGAAAAAGGAGTGAATTTTAATTGAAAACCGATATCGAAATTGCACAAGAGGCAACGATGAAACCAATTACGGAGATTGCTCAGGGGTTAGATCTGCTGGAGGATGAGATTGAGCTTTATGGCAAATACAAAGCCAAGGTCAGCTTCAGTGCTTGGGAACGCCTCAAGGATAAACCCGATGCTAAACTCATCCTGGTGACTGCTATTAATCCTACCCCTGCCGGTGAAGGAAAAACCACGACGACCGTTGGCTTAGGACAAGCTATGTCCAAGATTGGCAAAAACGCCATGATTGCCTTGCGTGAACCTTCCCTGGGCCCTTGCTTTGGTGTTAAGGGTGGAGCAGCCGGGGGCGGATATGCTCAAGTTGTGCCGATGGAGGATATCAATCTCCACTTTACTGGTGATTTCCACGCCATTACTTCGACTCATAATTTATTGGCAGCACTTTTAGATAACCATCTTCAACAAGGTAATCTTCTGAACATCGACCCTCGCCAAATCGTATTCCGTCGGGTTATGGATATGAATGACCGGGCCTTACGTAAAATTGTGATTGGTTTAGGCGGCCGCACTGAAGGAATTCCCCGGGAAAACGGTTTTGATATCACAGTGGCTTCCGAAATTATGGCGATTCTCTGCTTAGCCAAGGATCTTATGGATCTAAAAGAGCGCTTCGGTCGGATTGTGGTGGCTTACACTTATGACGGTAAGGCGATTACCGCTCATGATCTGGAAGCTGAAGGTGCGATGGCTCTGCTGATGAAGGATGCCATTAAGCCCAATTTAGTTCAAACTCTGGAGAACACTCCTGTATTTATTCATGGCGGTCCTTTTGCTAATATTGCTCACGGTTGTAACAGCGTCGTGGCTACCAGAATGGCCATGAAGCTTGCTGATTATGTCATTACCGAAGCCGGATTCGGCGCTGATCTCGGTGCTGAGAAATTTTACGATCTGAAATGCCGCTTCGCAGAGCTGAAGCCGGCTGCCACAGTCATTGTAGCGACTGTCCGCGCTCTTAAGATGAATGGCGGAGTCGCTAAGGAGGATCTGGGGCCGGAGAACCTGGAAGCCTTAGCTAAAGGTATCGTTAATCTTGAAAAGCATATCGAGAACATCGGCAAATTTGGTGTGCCTGCGGTAGTGGCTATCAATCGTTTCCCCACCGATACCGATGCTGAATTAGAGTTTGTGGCAGAACGCTGCCGTCAGCTGGGAGCCGAGTTCGCTTTATCGGAAGTCTTCACTAAAGGTGGAGAAGGCGGTATAGAGCTGGCCAAGGCTGTTCTCAATATTGTTGATAATAAAGAATCCAATTTCCATGTTCTCTATGAATTGGATCTGCCCATTGCCAAGAAGATCGAGACCATTTGTAAAGAGGTTTATGGTGCCGATGGTGTGAACTTTACCAAAGAGGCCCTAACCTCTATGAAGAAATATGAAGAATTAGGCTATGGCCAATTGCCCATTTGTATGGCTAAAACTCAGTACTCCTTAACCGATGATCAGAATGTTCTGGGCCGCCCATCGGGCTTTACCATTACGGTCCGTGAACTCCGCTTATCTGCCGGCGCCGGATTCCTGGTAGCCATCACCGGTGCTATTATGACCATGCCCGGACTTCCGAAACGTCCAGCTGCTTTAAGAATGGATATTGACGCTGCAGGGCGCATTACCGGTCTCTTCTAAAACAGATCGTCTGGCTTTGCCCCAGAAAGAAATTTTCTGGGGCTTATTTTCGTTAGGACCTTTTAATGTTTTACAGTGGAAGTGGGAAAGGTATAATCAGATTAGAAAATGAGCTGAGGTTAGAGAAAATAGTCTGGGACAGGAGGAGCAGCCGGGATGATACCTATGCCTCGGGTAAATCGTATTCTTCAACATCGTAATTATGAAGAGTTTACTGAGAAAAATAAACAAGCTGAAGAAAAGCGGGTATACTGCCGCCATGGCTCTGATCATGGCCTCGCAGTGGCGAGAATTGCCTATCTCTATCTTTTGGAGAAATACATTGAAGACAGGGGCAGCCTTCCTGGGACCGGGACAAATCAGGCAAGCATCAGGCTGGAAGAGAGCTATGGTCTAGGGAAAGAAAGCATCTATGCGGCAGGAATTTTGCACGATATTGGCCGGTGGATAGAGTATGAGAACCAAGAGGATCATGCTCTGGCAGGAGCCCGGTTGGCAAGGCCTATTCTCAGGGATTGTGGGTTCACAGAGGCGGAGATGGAGAAGATCGTCCTCGGGATTTCAGAACATCGTCTCCCTCCGGACCAGACAAGCAGTATCCTTGGGCAAGCCTTGGCTTTAGCTGATGATTGGGCGAGGGATTGCCAAAGCTGCCCCAGCAAGGCTACCTGTTATAAATATACAAAAGCAATGGAGGACATTCTAATCTAAAGTTAAGGTCCACAAGGAGGTCAGATATGTATGAAAGATTATTCCCCGCGCTGGATCAGCCTGAATAACGAAACAGAAGCTAAAAAGGCTATGCAGCAAATTGGCTCCGACCCGGGAGGAATTGCTCATATGGCTGGTAAACCCATCGGCAGAGCTCTCAAGCTGGAGAATGTGCCCTTGCCTGCCGCTCATATCATTAAGCAGGAAATGCTCTCTCTGGGGGGGGACGCGGCGGTTCATCGCAATGTTGTTGTCAATAAGATTGAAGCCTCGGATATTTTGCTGGTGGGAACAGCAAAACATTTTCGCCGGCTCAGTCAAAAGCTGGCGGCTCAACCCTTTGGTTTAAAGGATTTAGGTAAGAGCTTAAAAGATCTCCTGGAGACTTTGGAGCCTCCCAAGCAAAGGGTAGTTTCCTGCCGGGGGAAGGATATTGTGTTGGGTGAGCGGACCCTGATCATGGGGATACTCAACCTCACTCCGGATTCTTTTTCCGATGGCGGAAAATTCAATACCTTGGAGCGCGCCCTAAAGCAAGCGGAAGCCTTGGTCGAGCAAGGGGCAGATATTTTGGATATCGGAGCAGAGTCCACCCGCTTAAGCCACGACCCGGTCAGTGCCGAAGAGGAATGGCATCGTCTGGAGGCCGTTATTAAGGCTTTGCTGCCGCGGCTTGCTGTTCCCATCTCAGTGGACACCTATAAAGCGGAGGTGGCGGAGAGGGCATTGGCTGCCGGAGTACATATGATTAATGATGTCTGGGGATTGCAAAAAGACCCTGGAATGGCGGAGGTTGTGGGGAAATATCAGGCACCTGTGATTGTCATGCATAATCAGGAGGGGAGCAACTATCATCATCTTATCGGGGATATGATGGCTTACCTGAAAAAGAGCATTCATCTTGCCGAAGAGCAGGGATTAACAGGTGACCAGATCATCATCGACCCGGGCATTGGCGGAACAGCCTTCGGCAAAAGTTTGGACTTCGATCTGGAAATTATGAGCCGCTTGGAGGAGTTCCGCTCTTTAGGCCATCCCATCCTTTTGGGAACCTCCCGGAAGTCCATGATCGGTCAGACCTTGAACCTACCCATGGAGGAACGGCTGGAAGGAACTCTGGCCACCAGCGTGGTAGGCGTGGCCGCCGGGGTGGATATTCTTCGGGTTCATGATGTCCAAGCCAATAAGAGAGCGGTGCAGATGGCCGATGCCATCTATCGCCGCAAGAGAGGGGAGAATTTTAGTGGAGCGTGATCGAATCGCCTTACGGGGGTTAAAATTTTTCGCTTATCATGGAATGCTCCGTGAGGAAAAAATCCTCGGCCAAACCTTTATCGTCGATATTGATCTCTACGCCGATTTAAGCAAAGCAGGGAAATCCGATCAGGTGGAGGATACCATCAATTATGCTGAGGTGTATGCTCGGATCAAAACCATTGTCAAGATGGAAAAATACCAGCTTATTGAACGATTGGCGGAGCGGGTTGCCGAGGATGTTCTTGGTGAATTTCCCTGTGAA
This genomic stretch from Desulfitobacterium chlororespirans DSM 11544 harbors:
- a CDS encoding DUF881 domain-containing protein: MNLPKNGKMMLTVASLILGILFISLLKTTGAAGSTARTDTTLASLIQIGQENEQLKNDITKLKEDLSKFQAGQNASKVILEQLDTAKRNAGLTKVTGPGIRITLDDAQERDINNEDIYYYLVHEEYIRTIVNLLWHGGAEAVSVNGQRITGNTEIFCSGAFIQIGQTRQMPPYVIEAVGDVNYLQSALNFYFWDRLGEYQEQYGITRKLEVPTEPLIIPAGKAQQFRYSEPMKEAK
- the ndk gene encoding nucleoside-diphosphate kinase, which produces MEKTFIMLKPDAVQRGLVGQIIARFEAKGCKLVGMKLMSVDQALAEQHYAEHKGKSFFEPTVQYIMSSPVVAMVWGGKNVVALARELMGATNPANANPGSIRGSFGMDISRNVIHGSDSVASAEREIALYFRPEELCDYRKAGEEWLSE
- the folB gene encoding dihydroneopterin aldolase, whose protein sequence is MERDRIALRGLKFFAYHGMLREEKILGQTFIVDIDLYADLSKAGKSDQVEDTINYAEVYARIKTIVKMEKYQLIERLAERVAEDVLGEFPCEGVRVVIHKPQAPIPGIFEEAFVEIYREKKR
- a CDS encoding HD domain-containing protein, with the protein product MIPMPRVNRILQHRNYEEFTEKNKQAEEKRVYCRHGSDHGLAVARIAYLYLLEKYIEDRGSLPGTGTNQASIRLEESYGLGKESIYAAGILHDIGRWIEYENQEDHALAGARLARPILRDCGFTEAEMEKIVLGISEHRLPPDQTSSILGQALALADDWARDCQSCPSKATCYKYTKAMEDILI
- the ftsH gene encoding ATP-dependent zinc metalloprotease FtsH — translated: MKFFKNAAVYLLIILIAIMLIRFANPPATQPLDMDYTKFYNAVVTGQVEEVVISTDDNVNTYEVKTKDGQQYVVLGEANDVDLSQKMTEHGVTRRVNPPVTTPWWAGLITTVLPFLLIGGFIFFMMQQSQGGGNRVMQFGKSRAKLVTDEKKKVTFADVAGADEVKEELEEVVEFLKFPKKFNELGAKIPKGVLLFGPPGTGKTLLARAVAGEAGVPFFSISGSDFVEMFVGVGASRVRDLFEQAKKNAPCIVFIDEIDAVGRQRGAGLGGGHDEREQTLNQLLVEMDGFNGNEGIIIIAATNRPDILDPALLRPGRFDRQVVVDVPDVKGREEILKVHVKGKPMHSDVELDVLARRTPGFTGADLANLVNEAALLSARRNEKEIKMNALEDSVERVIAGPEKKARVISDYEKKLVSYHEAGHALVGEMLTHTDPLHKVSIIPRGRAGGYTLLLPKEDRNYMTKSHLLDQVTMLLGGRVAEALVLHEISTGASNDLERATGLVRKMITELGMSEELGPLTFGQKEGQVFLGRDIARDRNYSEAVAYSIDKEARRMIDECYLKAQTIIQENMHKLNAIAQTLMEKETIEAKEFAELMARFDQPVETAQVSEPSETKNNTTEHDDLLPATGETSVEGEDRTEAEGLSGSTLEEEKNKID
- the folP gene encoding dihydropteroate synthase produces the protein MKDYSPRWISLNNETEAKKAMQQIGSDPGGIAHMAGKPIGRALKLENVPLPAAHIIKQEMLSLGGDAAVHRNVVVNKIEASDILLVGTAKHFRRLSQKLAAQPFGLKDLGKSLKDLLETLEPPKQRVVSCRGKDIVLGERTLIMGILNLTPDSFSDGGKFNTLERALKQAEALVEQGADILDIGAESTRLSHDPVSAEEEWHRLEAVIKALLPRLAVPISVDTYKAEVAERALAAGVHMINDVWGLQKDPGMAEVVGKYQAPVIVMHNQEGSNYHHLIGDMMAYLKKSIHLAEEQGLTGDQIIIDPGIGGTAFGKSLDFDLEIMSRLEEFRSLGHPILLGTSRKSMIGQTLNLPMEERLEGTLATSVVGVAAGVDILRVHDVQANKRAVQMADAIYRRKRGENFSGA
- a CDS encoding DUF881 domain-containing protein, whose protein sequence is MKKRTLAISLTLVALVLGFLLTLQMQTQKSVVELEKIQAQRAASAKDFLAEAQEENKLLKEQHTALTTQLEEARTQGGTSPALLAELDRYRMMEGTMNVQGPGIVITIDDRQQEHKVVLPMSNEDLLEIINTLKFAGAEAISVNGQRVVASSAIVLSGTSTKLINQVPITRTEGVPYEILACGNQDQLLDYFTQLKAQRLKQLGMSVSVARKTVQIPSYKGVSPVKNPDS
- a CDS encoding formate--tetrahydrofolate ligase — protein: MKTDIEIAQEATMKPITEIAQGLDLLEDEIELYGKYKAKVSFSAWERLKDKPDAKLILVTAINPTPAGEGKTTTTVGLGQAMSKIGKNAMIALREPSLGPCFGVKGGAAGGGYAQVVPMEDINLHFTGDFHAITSTHNLLAALLDNHLQQGNLLNIDPRQIVFRRVMDMNDRALRKIVIGLGGRTEGIPRENGFDITVASEIMAILCLAKDLMDLKERFGRIVVAYTYDGKAITAHDLEAEGAMALLMKDAIKPNLVQTLENTPVFIHGGPFANIAHGCNSVVATRMAMKLADYVITEAGFGADLGAEKFYDLKCRFAELKPAATVIVATVRALKMNGGVAKEDLGPENLEALAKGIVNLEKHIENIGKFGVPAVVAINRFPTDTDAELEFVAERCRQLGAEFALSEVFTKGGEGGIELAKAVLNIVDNKESNFHVLYELDLPIAKKIETICKEVYGADGVNFTKEALTSMKKYEELGYGQLPICMAKTQYSLTDDQNVLGRPSGFTITVRELRLSAGAGFLVAITGAIMTMPGLPKRPAALRMDIDAAGRITGLF